From Clostridia bacterium:
GGATTGTGGCGCGAAGCTGTAAGCCGTCTCCACAAGACAAACAATTTTCCGGAATTTACAGGCAGAGTTTGTCCTGCTCCCTGTGAAGGTGCTTGTACCGTAGGTATAAATGACCCGCAGGTAACTATAAAAAACAATGAATGTTCTATAATAGACAGAGCTTTTTCTGAAGGATGGGTAGTGCCGGAGCCCCCAGAAGTACGTACTGGAAAAAAAGTAGCAGTAGTAGGTTCTGGCCCTTCCGGCCTTGCTTGTGCTGCTCAACTCAATAAAGCAGGTCATTTGGTAACTGTATTTGAACGTTCGGATAGAGTTGGCGGACTTCTTATGTACGGCATTCCCAATATGAAGCTGGATAAAAAAGTTATAAATCGCAGGGTAGATATACTTGCTCAGGAGGGTATCAATTTCGTTACCGGTACCGAGGTGGGAAAAGATTACCCTGCTGAAAACCTGCTTAAAGAATTTGATGCAGTAATATTATGCGGAGGTGCTACAAAACCTCGTGACCTACCTGTAGAAGGCAGACACCTTAAAGGTATTCACTTTGCCATGGAGTTTCTTCATGCAAATACAAAGAGCCTTCTCGACTCAAACCATGCTAATGCTAATTTCATCAGTGCCAAAGGTAAGGATGTGATAGTAATTGGAGGTGGTGATACAGGAACAGACTGTGTAGGAACATCGCTGCGTCATGGCTGCAACAGTGTTACACAGCTTGAAATACTACCACAGCCTCCATGCGAGAGGCAGGCTGACAACCCCTGGCCACAATGGCCTAAAGTCCTGAAAGTAGATTACGGACAGGAAGAGGCTGCTGCTGTCCATGGAAGTGATCCGCGTCAGTACTGCATAACAACGAAAAAGTTTGTAGGTGACGAGAACGGAAACGTAAAAGAAGTTCATACTATTAAGAT
This genomic window contains:
- a CDS encoding glutamate synthase subunit beta; this encodes MGKPTGFMEYKRELPADRPPLERIKDWQEFHLHLTEEQQRTQGARCMDCGIPFCHTGILINGMASGCPINNLIPEWNDLVYRGLWREAVSRLHKTNNFPEFTGRVCPAPCEGACTVGINDPQVTIKNNECSIIDRAFSEGWVVPEPPEVRTGKKVAVVGSGPSGLACAAQLNKAGHLVTVFERSDRVGGLLMYGIPNMKLDKKVINRRVDILAQEGINFVTGTEVGKDYPAENLLKEFDAVILCGGATKPRDLPVEGRHLKGIHFAMEFLHANTKSLLDSNHANANFISAKGKDVIVIGGGDTGTDCVGTSLRHGCNSVTQLEILPQPPCERQADNPWPQWPKVLKVDYGQEEAAAVHGSDPRQYCITTKKFVGDENGNVKEVHTIKIEWKRDDSGRIIPVEIPGSEKVYPAQLVLLAMGFLGPEDTVLKPLGVEQDARSNVKADYGKFETNVKGVFSAGDMRRGQSLVVWAINEGRAAARECDKYLMGYTNLP